One Edaphobacter flagellatus genomic region harbors:
- the kdpB gene encoding potassium-transporting ATPase subunit KdpB — MLRRALVDAFVKLSPSVMMRNPVMFVVEVGSVLTAILLIKDKVTGAGHFGFNLQITLWLWFTVLFANFAEAMAEGRGKAQADALRQAKSETTAYRLEKGQIEEVPSSRLRVDDIVQVTAGQMIPGDGEVIEGVASVDESAITGESAPVIREAGGDRSAVTGGTRVLSDVITVRITSNPGETFLDRMIALVEGAERQKTPNEIALNILLAGLTVIFLLAVVTLQPFAVYSGAPQTVFVLISLLVCLIPTTIGGLLSAIGIAGMDRLVQHNVLATSGRAVEAAGDVNTLLLDKTGTITIGNRQAAEFVAAPGVSDETLADAAQLSSLADETPEGRSIVILAKEKYNLRARELTQAKAEFVPFSATTRMSGIEVMGRSIRKGAVDAIARHLEEHGAHMPPEVRSSVESIARSGGTPLVVAENGRALGVIHLKDVVKGGMRERFDQLRAMGIRTVMITGDNPLTAAAIAREAGVDDFLAEAKPKDKMDLIKREQAEGKLVAMTGDGTNDAPALAQADVGVAMNSGTQAAKEAGNMVDLDSNPTKLIEIVAIGKQLLMTRGALTTFSISNDVAKYFAIIPAMFAGVFPVLNTLNVMHLHNAESAILSAVIFNALIIIALIPLALRGVSYRPMSAAALLRRNLWVYGAGGVVVPFIGIKLIDMAITALHLA; from the coding sequence ATCTTGCGCCGTGCCCTCGTTGACGCATTCGTTAAACTTAGCCCAAGCGTGATGATGCGCAATCCGGTGATGTTTGTCGTGGAGGTAGGAAGCGTCCTTACTGCAATCCTTCTTATTAAAGATAAGGTGACCGGAGCGGGCCATTTTGGCTTCAATCTGCAGATCACGCTGTGGCTGTGGTTTACCGTATTATTCGCCAATTTTGCAGAAGCGATGGCTGAAGGACGCGGCAAGGCACAAGCGGATGCGCTTCGTCAGGCAAAGTCCGAGACCACTGCATACCGTTTAGAAAAGGGGCAGATTGAGGAAGTTCCCAGCTCTCGCCTGCGTGTCGATGACATTGTTCAGGTTACAGCCGGCCAGATGATCCCTGGCGATGGCGAGGTAATCGAAGGTGTTGCTTCGGTTGATGAATCTGCTATTACGGGTGAATCTGCGCCAGTCATTCGTGAAGCGGGTGGTGATCGCTCTGCTGTCACCGGAGGCACGCGCGTTCTCTCTGACGTTATTACTGTCCGCATCACATCGAACCCGGGAGAAACCTTTCTCGATCGCATGATCGCGTTGGTCGAGGGTGCGGAGAGGCAAAAGACTCCAAACGAAATCGCGTTGAATATTCTTCTTGCTGGTCTCACGGTGATATTTCTTCTTGCAGTGGTGACGCTTCAGCCGTTTGCTGTGTATTCCGGAGCTCCTCAGACGGTATTTGTTCTTATCTCTCTGCTGGTCTGTCTTATTCCCACGACGATTGGCGGCCTTCTCTCGGCTATCGGTATCGCCGGGATGGATCGGCTCGTCCAGCACAACGTGCTTGCTACTTCTGGGCGAGCTGTTGAGGCGGCAGGCGATGTCAATACATTGCTGTTGGATAAAACCGGCACAATTACGATCGGGAACCGTCAGGCCGCAGAGTTTGTGGCAGCACCTGGCGTAAGTGATGAAACGTTGGCGGATGCGGCGCAGCTTTCTTCTCTTGCGGATGAAACTCCAGAGGGGCGCTCCATCGTCATTTTGGCGAAGGAGAAATACAATTTGCGCGCCCGCGAGCTTACTCAAGCCAAAGCGGAGTTTGTCCCCTTCTCCGCGACAACGCGCATGAGTGGAATCGAGGTGATGGGCCGCAGCATCCGCAAAGGTGCAGTGGATGCGATTGCGCGCCATCTGGAGGAGCATGGAGCGCATATGCCGCCAGAGGTACGTAGTTCGGTCGAAAGCATCGCGCGGAGCGGGGGAACGCCTCTTGTAGTTGCCGAAAACGGTCGCGCCCTTGGTGTGATTCATCTCAAGGATGTCGTCAAGGGAGGAATGCGCGAGCGTTTCGATCAGCTTCGCGCGATGGGAATCCGCACGGTAATGATTACCGGCGACAATCCCCTGACTGCAGCTGCGATTGCACGGGAAGCCGGCGTCGACGACTTCCTGGCTGAAGCAAAGCCCAAGGACAAGATGGATCTCATCAAACGCGAGCAGGCTGAGGGCAAGCTTGTTGCGATGACGGGTGACGGAACCAATGATGCTCCAGCTCTTGCACAGGCAGATGTAGGAGTTGCTATGAACTCGGGCACTCAAGCCGCAAAAGAGGCTGGCAATATGGTGGATCTGGACTCCAATCCAACCAAGCTGATTGAAATTGTCGCTATTGGAAAGCAGTTGCTGATGACGCGTGGTGCACTCACAACGTTTTCCATCTCGAACGACGTCGCGAAGTACTTCGCTATCATCCCCGCTATGTTTGCAGGAGTTTTCCCGGTATTGAACACGCTCAATGTAATGCACCTGCACAATGCGGAATCAGCGATTCTTTCAGCTGTCATCTTCAATGCTCTGATTATCATCGCTTTGATCCCACTCGCTTTGCGCGGTGTCTCATACAGACCGATGTCGGCTGCTGCGCTATTGCGGCGCAATCTGTGGGTTTATGGAGCAGGAGGGGTTGTAGTCCCTTTTATCGGAATCAAGCTGATTGATATGGCTATCACTGCTCTTCACCTCGCTTAG
- a CDS encoding N-acetylglucosamine kinase, which translates to MAFYLALDVGGTKTEYVLADETKELARVRGGTIKRMRTDAASAQENLDKAIAELEAQSGIDLKSVTRSCVGAAGITVPMVTEWIEEAFSKRIGGSLIMVGDVEIALDAAFFGGPGVLVMAGTGSNVAGRTTSGKLMTVGGWGPALADQASGARIGQQALRDTFLAIDEQKETMLLPAILKLWDLPDAMAIVDYANRIPSPDVTKLAPVVVACAAAGDAVASRVLRREAEELGHLARVMIDRVRREEGRSDWIPDLAFTGSILEHVDAVRNGIVEVLRVDFPGLKVLPGVVDPLQGALWRARHG; encoded by the coding sequence TTGGCGTTCTATCTGGCGTTGGATGTGGGCGGTACGAAGACAGAGTATGTACTGGCGGATGAGACGAAGGAGCTGGCGCGCGTACGCGGAGGCACGATCAAGCGGATGCGAACGGATGCGGCTTCGGCGCAGGAGAACCTGGACAAGGCAATTGCCGAGCTTGAGGCGCAGAGCGGCATCGATCTGAAGTCTGTTACGCGGAGCTGCGTTGGCGCCGCTGGAATCACGGTTCCGATGGTGACGGAATGGATTGAAGAGGCATTTTCCAAACGCATCGGCGGCTCGCTGATTATGGTGGGCGATGTTGAGATTGCGTTGGACGCTGCGTTCTTTGGCGGTCCGGGTGTGCTGGTGATGGCAGGCACGGGCTCGAATGTGGCAGGGCGGACGACTTCGGGCAAGCTGATGACGGTTGGCGGCTGGGGGCCAGCGCTTGCCGATCAGGCATCGGGAGCGCGGATCGGGCAGCAGGCGCTGCGGGATACGTTTCTTGCGATCGATGAGCAGAAAGAAACGATGCTGCTGCCGGCGATTCTTAAGTTATGGGACCTGCCGGATGCGATGGCCATCGTGGACTATGCCAACAGAATTCCTTCACCCGATGTGACGAAGCTGGCTCCGGTCGTGGTGGCATGCGCGGCTGCGGGCGATGCTGTGGCGTCGCGGGTGCTACGCCGTGAGGCCGAAGAGCTGGGGCATCTTGCGCGGGTGATGATTGATCGTGTGCGACGCGAAGAAGGAAGATCGGACTGGATACCGGATCTGGCGTTTACAGGCAGCATTCTGGAGCACGTCGATGCTGTGCGAAACGGGATCGTCGAGGTGCTGCGCGTGGATTTTCCCGGCCTGAAGGTGCTGCCGGGGGTTGTCGATCCGCTGCAGGGTGCGCTGTGGCGAGCACGTCACGGCTGA
- a CDS encoding GH92 family glycosyl hydrolase, translating to MISRRNFLQGSSAACVVGATTMNKFAGAAVLGQKADDPLRWVDQRIGTGGHGHCYPGASMPFGAVQLSPDTFNDGWDWCSGYHVSDDSIMGFSHTHLSGTGCGDLLDFLVMAGTGTAHLVPGDRRFPEKGYRSRFDHADEQMEPGYYSVLLKDYGVRAELTATERVGVHRYTFPASDKAYLILDLQHGYGPGEGPVTSAELRQVAADTLAGGRRTSAWGKDRHAYFTMKVSKQPERIVFFVDDKEVAAPASNEDLRGKNLKCVLYFKTKAKETILVKTGISGVDADGAAKNVAAEVSAWEFDKVRAAAREAWRRQLSKVRVQGANETHKKIFYTALYHMSLGPTLFDDVDGRYRGMDNQVHTLAAGEHNFSTFSLWDTFRAAHPAYTLIEQERVPLLVNTLIRMAEQSPEGMPVWPLMSTETGTMTGYHSAAVISEACNKGFKGVDYEKAYGLMMKRAMVDDFRGLSYYRKLGYIPADKEGESVSKTFEYCYDDWSIAHVAKKLGKTDDAAMLRKRSTNYRNYFDASVGFMRPKLEDGSWTSPFRPIDMGHSKKWRDYTESNAWQTTFGVQHDAAGLIQLFGGNEPFVAKLDSLFTVPSDLPEDAPPDIAGMVGQYAHGNEPSHHISYLYVYAGAPHKTQARVRSLLETMYAALPDGMQGNEDVGQMSAWYLLSALGFYPVDPVSGNYILGSPLFEGATVDLGHGKKLEIVVERKDPSHRYIQSFSLNGQPQQRAWFNHADIAQGGKLVFTMGAEPNLKFGSDAASIPPSLTL from the coding sequence ATGATCAGTCGCAGGAATTTTTTGCAGGGAAGCTCCGCTGCTTGCGTCGTAGGCGCAACGACGATGAACAAATTTGCCGGCGCTGCTGTGCTTGGACAAAAGGCGGATGATCCGCTTCGCTGGGTGGACCAGCGGATTGGCACGGGCGGGCATGGTCATTGCTATCCCGGTGCTTCGATGCCGTTTGGTGCTGTGCAGCTAAGCCCCGACACATTCAACGATGGCTGGGACTGGTGTTCGGGCTATCACGTTTCGGACGATTCGATTATGGGGTTCAGCCATACGCATCTGAGTGGCACGGGGTGCGGTGACCTGCTGGATTTTCTGGTGATGGCGGGAACTGGGACGGCACATCTTGTGCCGGGAGATCGACGGTTTCCTGAGAAGGGATATCGTTCTCGTTTCGATCACGCGGACGAGCAGATGGAGCCGGGTTACTACTCGGTGCTGTTGAAGGACTACGGTGTGCGCGCAGAGCTGACTGCGACGGAGCGCGTTGGCGTGCATCGTTATACGTTTCCGGCAAGCGATAAGGCTTATCTGATTCTCGACCTGCAGCATGGATATGGGCCAGGAGAAGGGCCGGTGACTTCGGCTGAGCTGCGTCAGGTGGCGGCGGATACGCTTGCGGGAGGGCGACGGACTTCGGCATGGGGGAAGGACCGCCATGCGTACTTCACGATGAAGGTGTCGAAGCAGCCGGAGCGGATTGTGTTTTTTGTCGATGACAAAGAGGTTGCTGCGCCCGCCAGCAACGAAGATCTTCGCGGCAAGAATTTGAAGTGCGTTCTTTACTTCAAGACGAAGGCCAAGGAGACGATTCTGGTCAAGACGGGTATCTCCGGTGTGGATGCGGATGGCGCCGCGAAGAATGTGGCTGCCGAGGTTTCCGCGTGGGAGTTCGACAAGGTGCGTGCTGCCGCTCGCGAGGCATGGCGCCGACAGCTTTCGAAGGTGCGCGTGCAGGGCGCGAACGAGACGCATAAGAAGATTTTTTACACGGCGCTGTATCACATGTCGCTGGGGCCGACGTTATTTGACGATGTGGACGGGCGATATCGCGGCATGGACAACCAGGTCCATACGCTGGCGGCGGGAGAGCACAATTTCTCGACGTTCTCGTTGTGGGATACCTTCCGTGCGGCGCATCCTGCCTACACGCTGATTGAGCAGGAGCGTGTGCCGTTGCTGGTGAACACGTTGATCCGGATGGCGGAGCAGAGCCCGGAGGGCATGCCGGTCTGGCCGCTGATGTCAACTGAAACGGGAACGATGACGGGCTATCATTCTGCCGCGGTGATCTCGGAGGCGTGCAATAAGGGCTTCAAGGGCGTCGATTATGAGAAGGCTTACGGGCTGATGATGAAGCGCGCCATGGTCGATGACTTCCGCGGCCTGAGCTACTATCGCAAGCTCGGTTATATTCCGGCCGACAAAGAGGGCGAGTCGGTATCGAAGACCTTCGAGTACTGCTATGACGACTGGTCGATTGCGCATGTCGCGAAGAAGCTTGGTAAGACCGATGATGCTGCGATGCTGCGTAAGCGCTCGACCAACTATCGCAACTACTTCGATGCGTCGGTGGGCTTTATGCGTCCTAAGCTCGAAGACGGAAGCTGGACATCGCCGTTCCGGCCGATCGATATGGGCCACTCGAAGAAGTGGCGCGACTATACGGAATCAAACGCATGGCAGACGACGTTTGGTGTGCAGCATGACGCGGCTGGCCTGATTCAGCTCTTCGGTGGCAACGAGCCGTTTGTGGCGAAGCTGGATTCTCTGTTCACCGTTCCGTCGGATCTGCCGGAAGATGCTCCGCCGGATATTGCCGGTATGGTGGGGCAGTATGCGCATGGCAATGAACCTTCGCACCACATTTCGTATTTGTATGTTTATGCCGGTGCACCGCACAAGACGCAGGCCCGCGTTCGCAGCCTGCTGGAGACGATGTATGCGGCATTGCCGGATGGCATGCAGGGCAATGAAGATGTGGGACAGATGTCTGCCTGGTATCTGCTGAGTGCACTTGGTTTCTATCCGGTCGATCCGGTCAGCGGCAACTATATTCTGGGCTCTCCGTTATTCGAGGGAGCGACGGTCGATCTGGGACATGGCAAGAAGCTTGAGATTGTGGTGGAACGAAAGGATCCGTCGCATCGGTACATCCAGTCGTTCTCGCTGAATGGACAGCCGCAGCAGCGTGCCTGGTTCAACCATGCCGACATAGCGCAGGGAGGCAAGCTGGTCTTCACGATGGGTGCAGAGCCAAATCTGAAGTTTGGTTCGGATGCCGCATCGATTCCTCCGTCGCTGACGCTGTAG
- the kdpC gene encoding potassium-transporting ATPase subunit KdpC: MKRHFVTAVLYTIVTAVLLGLVYPMVVAGLGHLLFREKANGQLMVKNGEIVGSRLIGQPFTGPRYFHSRPSAAGTGYDASSSSGSNLGPTSKTLIDRINSSVATEMAAGDVPVDLVTASGSGLDPDITPASALYQVSRVAKERGLPDDKVRGLVLQHITPRQFGLLGEPRVNVLELNMALDQMS, from the coding sequence ATGAAAAGACATTTTGTTACCGCAGTCTTATATACGATTGTTACAGCGGTCCTCCTGGGCCTTGTCTATCCAATGGTTGTCGCTGGTCTTGGCCATCTTCTCTTTCGAGAGAAGGCGAACGGACAGCTTATGGTGAAGAACGGCGAAATCGTTGGTTCGCGCCTTATCGGGCAGCCCTTTACTGGGCCACGCTACTTCCATAGCCGACCTTCTGCGGCGGGTACTGGTTACGATGCTTCGTCTTCGTCCGGTTCCAATCTTGGCCCGACGAGCAAAACGCTGATCGACAGAATCAACAGCAGTGTCGCAACTGAAATGGCTGCAGGGGACGTTCCGGTTGATCTTGTGACGGCGTCGGGTTCGGGGCTCGATCCGGATATCACTCCGGCCTCCGCGCTCTATCAGGTGAGCAGAGTAGCCAAAGAGAGAGGTTTGCCCGACGACAAGGTTCGTGGGCTTGTTCTGCAGCACATCACTCCGCGGCAGTTCGGACTTCTGGGAGAGCCGCGAGTCAATGTTCTGGAATTGAATATGGCGCTCGATCAAATGAGCTGA
- a CDS encoding formylglycine-generating enzyme family protein, giving the protein MTCGSDITTKGCCTPASERDVPVAQADSGVHSASEVSSATLEGMIALPGGSFLMGTDYAEAFPADGEGPVREVTVDAFRIDRYPVTNKRFAEFVAATGYKTEAEQYGWSFVFWSHVPKDRFYEMVEDTVAAAPWWCKVRGAYWNAPEGPGSNVLKRGDHPVVHVSWNDAVAFCQWSGQRLLTEAEWEYAARGGLEQKLYPWGDKLRPNGEHRCNIWQGEFPKVDTADDGYAGTCPVEAFPANEYGLFSITGNAWEWCADWFDTAFHRAATAATRINPKGPPTGTGRVVKGGSFLCHKSYCNRYRVAARSSNTPDSSTSNMGFRCAL; this is encoded by the coding sequence ATGACATGTGGTAGCGATATAACGACGAAGGGATGCTGCACGCCTGCGTCAGAACGTGATGTTCCGGTGGCCCAGGCGGACAGTGGTGTGCACTCCGCTTCTGAGGTCTCATCCGCGACGCTTGAGGGGATGATTGCTCTGCCGGGCGGAAGTTTTTTGATGGGGACGGACTATGCGGAGGCGTTTCCGGCGGACGGTGAGGGGCCTGTCCGTGAGGTGACTGTGGATGCATTTCGCATCGACCGCTATCCGGTGACGAACAAGCGGTTCGCCGAGTTTGTTGCTGCGACCGGGTACAAGACCGAGGCGGAGCAGTATGGCTGGTCTTTCGTCTTCTGGTCGCATGTGCCGAAGGACCGTTTTTACGAGATGGTAGAGGATACGGTTGCTGCGGCTCCGTGGTGGTGCAAGGTGCGAGGCGCGTACTGGAATGCTCCGGAGGGGCCGGGTTCGAATGTTTTGAAGCGTGGCGATCATCCTGTCGTTCACGTTTCGTGGAACGATGCGGTGGCCTTTTGCCAGTGGTCGGGGCAGCGATTGTTGACGGAGGCGGAATGGGAGTATGCAGCGCGCGGCGGGCTGGAGCAGAAGCTGTATCCGTGGGGAGACAAGCTGCGGCCCAATGGAGAGCATCGCTGCAACATCTGGCAGGGTGAGTTCCCGAAGGTGGATACGGCAGACGATGGCTATGCGGGGACGTGTCCGGTCGAGGCCTTTCCAGCGAACGAATATGGTTTGTTTTCGATTACAGGAAATGCCTGGGAGTGGTGCGCGGACTGGTTCGATACGGCGTTTCATCGCGCGGCGACGGCGGCAACGAGGATCAACCCCAAGGGGCCGCCGACAGGTACGGGGCGGGTGGTGAAGGGCGGTTCGTTTCTCTGCCACAAGTCGTACTGCAATCGGTATCGGGTTGCGGCGCGCAGCTCGAACACGCCGGACAGCTCGACCTCGAATATGGGATTTCGTTGCGCCTTGTGA
- a CDS encoding alpha-galactosidase, whose amino-acid sequence MKKRLLTISATIFACGLNVLGQDAVRSVDASQQWYLNAGESTYVVGINERHMLQSLYWGPALPADARLPQAHSSGEWASFDTPANTTALEYPAWGEGLFAEPALKVDSPNGDRTLVLVYESAKVSKSELEIVLHDTVQPIKVHLFYEVFPQGILSRWSRIENAGSQTFVVEQAASAVWNLPAAEDYSLSWLTGQWAGEWQLHSELIQAGSHVMESRRGSTGHQANPWFAIGREHATTEDNGPVWFGELGWSGSWRMNVEGTSQNKVRVTAGYNPFDFAYVLEPGKSLETPKFYAGYTSHGQGEASRILHRFQLAEILPTHPNPKPRPVIYNSWEATEFAVNEAGQISLAEKAAKLGVERFVVDDGWFGQRLTDKAGLGDWYVNKTKFPNGLKPLIDRVHALGMDFGLWVEPEMVNPDSDLYRAHPDWAMHFPDRNRTEARNQLVLNLAREDVKEYVFNFLDRLVTENDIAFLKWDYNRNWSEPGWSEASGSANGSAEVAKQKEIYVRYVENLYDILAKLRAKHPKLEIESCSGGSGRVDLGILRYTDEVWTSDNTDALDRLAIQYGFTHAYAPETMAAWVTDVPNFLNRRSIPLQFRFLSAMQGALGIGGNLNKWTTDDMALATKLTAFYKDIRTTVQHGNLYRLQSPLKSESSHVEYVAQDGSQAVLFSYLRSQHFGMALPKVQLKGLEPKASYQVRALDAGKYKGEAVVSGAVLMGEGINLGLAGDYDSTAVVLERLETRR is encoded by the coding sequence ATGAAGAAACGCCTGCTAACTATCTCTGCCACCATTTTTGCGTGTGGTTTGAACGTCTTGGGTCAGGATGCTGTTCGGTCCGTCGATGCTTCTCAACAGTGGTATCTGAATGCAGGCGAGAGCACCTATGTTGTTGGCATTAATGAGCGTCACATGCTGCAGAGTCTCTACTGGGGACCAGCGCTTCCTGCGGATGCTCGCTTGCCGCAGGCGCACAGTTCAGGTGAATGGGCCTCCTTTGATACGCCAGCCAACACAACGGCGCTTGAGTATCCAGCGTGGGGAGAAGGTCTGTTTGCGGAGCCGGCGTTGAAGGTTGACTCGCCGAATGGCGATCGCACGCTGGTTTTGGTTTATGAGAGCGCGAAGGTCTCGAAGAGCGAGCTGGAGATCGTGCTTCACGATACGGTGCAGCCGATCAAGGTGCATCTTTTTTATGAGGTTTTTCCCCAAGGGATTCTGTCGCGTTGGTCGCGTATTGAAAATGCAGGCTCGCAGACCTTCGTCGTCGAGCAGGCGGCGTCGGCCGTCTGGAATCTTCCTGCGGCAGAGGATTATTCGCTTAGTTGGCTGACGGGTCAGTGGGCCGGCGAGTGGCAGCTGCATTCGGAGTTGATTCAGGCTGGTTCGCATGTGATGGAGAGTCGCCGCGGGAGCACAGGACATCAGGCTAATCCGTGGTTTGCTATCGGGCGGGAACATGCGACCACGGAAGATAACGGTCCTGTCTGGTTTGGCGAGCTTGGCTGGAGCGGAAGCTGGCGGATGAATGTCGAAGGTACATCGCAGAACAAAGTTCGTGTTACTGCGGGCTACAACCCGTTCGACTTCGCGTATGTGCTGGAGCCGGGCAAGAGCCTGGAGACGCCGAAGTTTTACGCAGGTTATACCTCGCACGGTCAAGGGGAGGCATCGCGCATTCTGCATCGCTTTCAGCTGGCTGAAATCCTTCCGACGCATCCCAATCCGAAACCGCGTCCTGTCATCTACAACTCGTGGGAGGCGACTGAGTTTGCCGTCAACGAGGCTGGTCAGATATCGCTTGCCGAAAAGGCAGCCAAACTCGGCGTCGAGCGATTTGTCGTCGATGATGGATGGTTCGGACAGCGTTTGACGGATAAGGCTGGTCTCGGCGACTGGTATGTCAATAAGACGAAGTTTCCGAACGGGCTGAAGCCGCTGATCGACCGTGTTCATGCGCTTGGGATGGACTTCGGCCTTTGGGTTGAGCCGGAGATGGTGAATCCTGACAGCGACCTGTATCGCGCGCATCCGGATTGGGCGATGCATTTCCCGGATCGCAACCGGACTGAAGCGCGCAATCAGCTTGTGTTGAATCTTGCTCGGGAAGACGTGAAAGAGTATGTCTTCAATTTTCTCGATCGTCTTGTTACCGAGAACGACATCGCATTTCTCAAGTGGGACTATAACCGCAATTGGAGCGAGCCAGGCTGGTCAGAGGCTTCCGGTTCTGCGAATGGTTCTGCTGAAGTTGCGAAGCAGAAGGAGATCTATGTTCGCTATGTAGAGAATCTCTACGACATTCTGGCGAAGCTGCGTGCGAAGCATCCTAAGCTGGAGATTGAATCCTGCTCAGGCGGTAGCGGCCGCGTGGATCTTGGCATCCTGCGCTATACCGATGAGGTTTGGACTTCGGACAACACGGACGCGCTCGACAGGCTTGCGATTCAGTATGGCTTCACGCACGCGTATGCGCCTGAGACGATGGCTGCGTGGGTGACAGACGTTCCGAACTTTCTTAATAGGCGCTCGATTCCGTTGCAGTTCCGGTTTCTGTCGGCGATGCAGGGAGCGCTTGGTATCGGCGGCAACCTGAATAAATGGACGACTGACGATATGGCTCTGGCGACAAAGCTGACTGCGTTCTATAAGGACATCCGAACGACGGTCCAGCATGGCAATCTTTATCGGTTGCAATCGCCGTTGAAGAGCGAGAGCAGTCACGTTGAGTATGTTGCACAGGATGGATCGCAGGCTGTGCTTTTCAGCTACCTGCGTTCGCAGCACTTTGGAATGGCTTTGCCGAAGGTGCAGCTGAAGGGGCTGGAGCCGAAGGCAAGTTATCAAGTGCGTGCGCTGGACGCGGGCAAATACAAAGGTGAAGCTGTGGTCTCCGGTGCGGTCCTGATGGGCGAGGGAATCAACCTGGGACTGGCAGGAGACTATGACAGCACGGCCGTGGTGCTGGAACGGCTGGAAACGCGCCGGTGA
- a CDS encoding glycoside hydrolase family 125 protein, giving the protein MTISRRNFLYSTSAAALFVNTAGEAALAEAQSSVEVPPVKAPWDMAHGRPPVAQRKFRSTAVEQFLTERQTRIADPALRALFVNCFPNTLDTTVEPGTYQGKPDTAVLTGDIAAMWLRDSSAQVWPYLPLAKNDRPLRDLLEGVIRRQARCILIDPYANAIMADLNAPPLPWSLKDKTDLKRGVGERKWEVDSLCYPIRLSHGYWKHTGDTGPFDQRWLQAMYLIVETFRVQQRKDGDGPYIFRRISDTSTETLPAAGLGNPVKPVGLIASGFRPSDDACIFPFLVPSNLFAVTSLRQLAEMAHTVAHDDELANKASSLAKEVEQALHQHAIATTPEGTIWAYEVDGYGSQLLMDDANVPSLLGLPYLDASPDPALYNRTRAFCWSPRNPWFFQGTAGEGIGGPHVGRDMIWPMSQIIYALTSSNPDEIRRSLHMLKGSAQGFGFMHESYFKNDPKNFTRAWFAWANTLFGELLGTVAATHPELLQP; this is encoded by the coding sequence ATGACCATCAGCCGAAGAAATTTTCTCTACAGCACCAGCGCAGCCGCCCTCTTCGTAAACACAGCCGGCGAAGCCGCTCTCGCCGAGGCGCAATCCTCCGTCGAGGTGCCACCCGTAAAAGCCCCGTGGGACATGGCCCACGGACGTCCCCCTGTCGCCCAGCGCAAATTCCGCAGCACCGCCGTCGAGCAGTTCCTCACCGAACGCCAGACGCGCATCGCCGATCCTGCCCTGCGCGCACTCTTCGTCAACTGTTTCCCCAACACACTCGACACCACCGTTGAGCCCGGCACCTACCAGGGCAAGCCCGACACCGCCGTCCTCACCGGAGACATCGCCGCCATGTGGCTCCGCGACTCCTCCGCACAGGTCTGGCCCTACCTTCCTCTGGCGAAGAACGACCGCCCACTCCGCGATCTCCTCGAGGGGGTCATCCGCCGCCAGGCACGCTGCATCCTCATCGACCCCTACGCCAACGCCATCATGGCCGATCTCAATGCCCCGCCTCTCCCATGGAGCCTCAAGGACAAGACCGACCTCAAGCGCGGCGTCGGCGAGCGCAAGTGGGAAGTCGACTCCCTCTGCTACCCCATTCGCCTCTCGCACGGCTACTGGAAACACACCGGCGACACTGGCCCCTTCGATCAGCGCTGGCTGCAGGCGATGTACCTGATCGTCGAAACCTTCCGTGTCCAGCAACGTAAAGATGGCGACGGCCCTTACATCTTCCGCCGCATCTCCGACACCTCGACAGAGACCCTGCCCGCAGCCGGCCTCGGCAATCCCGTCAAACCCGTCGGCCTCATCGCCTCCGGCTTCCGCCCCTCTGACGACGCCTGCATCTTCCCCTTCCTCGTGCCGTCCAATCTCTTCGCCGTCACCTCGCTGCGCCAGCTCGCCGAGATGGCACACACCGTCGCGCACGACGATGAGCTTGCAAACAAAGCTTCCTCTCTAGCCAAAGAGGTCGAACAGGCACTGCACCAACACGCCATTGCCACAACTCCTGAAGGCACCATCTGGGCCTACGAGGTCGACGGTTATGGCAGCCAGCTCTTGATGGACGACGCCAACGTCCCCAGCCTGCTCGGCCTTCCCTACCTCGACGCTTCTCCCGATCCTGCGCTCTACAACCGCACGCGCGCCTTCTGCTGGAGCCCGCGCAATCCCTGGTTCTTCCAGGGCACTGCAGGAGAAGGCATCGGCGGCCCGCACGTAGGTCGCGACATGATCTGGCCCATGTCGCAGATCATCTATGCACTCACCAGCAGCAACCCCGACGAGATCCGCCGCTCGCTCCACATGCTCAAAGGCTCCGCGCAGGGCTTCGGCTTTATGCACGAGAGCTACTTCAAAAACGATCCGAAGAACTTCACGCGCGCCTGGTTTGCCTGGGCCAACACGCTCTTCGGAGAGCTTCTTGGAACGGTTGCAGCAACGCACCCCGAGCTGCTGCAACCGTAG